The Bacteroidetes Order II. bacterium genomic interval TTACGCGCAGTTTAACGTCTATTCCAGAAGGTATCTACAGTAAGCCCTTTCAGAATACACCCATTCAGGCGGTGATTCCAACCGTTGAGGAAGTGACGTCGCGTGGTTCTATCCGATATGATATTTTCAGCCGCTTGCTCAAAGAGCGCATTGTGATGATTGGTACGCCGATAGATGACTGGACCGCCAATCTGGCCATTGCGCAGCTGTTGTTTTTGGCCAGTGACGATCCCGACCGCGACATCAGTATATACATCAATTCACCTGGTGGAAGTGTGGATAGCGGCTTGGCCATTTATGATACCATGCAGTTTATTACGCCTCAGGTAGCCACCATATGTGTAGGCTTGGCTGCCTCGATGGGTGCCGTATTGCTGGCAGCGGGTGAATCTGGAAAACGGGCGGCATTGCCTCATTCCCGAATCATGATTCATCAGCCGCTTGGAGGCGCACAAGGGCAGGCGTCTGATATAGAGATTACCGCCCGGGAGATTGCCAAGATCAAAACAACCCTTTATGAAATTCTGAGCCATCATACGGGTAAATCCCTCGAACAATTGGAATCTGATGCAGACCGTGACTATTGGCTGTCTGGAAAAGAAGCCCAAGCGTATGGGTTGATAGACCGCGTTTTATTACCCGAACCCAAGCACAAATAACCCGTCGCCGGATGGTTGTTTGCCCCTTCAATAACCCATGAAAGATTTAGCTGGCGAAACGGTATTTGACACTTGCTTCACGAATCAAAAAATAGCCCCTGTTCAATCACACAACAGGGGCTATTTTTATGTTCATCAAAAACAATTAGTTTTTACTCTTCCAAGCGTCGTTTGCACGGTTTTGGTCTGGCAATAGTTTATCTGGATCTAATTGCACCTTTAAAACCTTGCCTTTCACGGGTAACGACTTGGTAAAGGTATCTCCCATATGCCAGATGATGGCGGGTAGTTTTATGCGCTCTTTGGTATTGTTTTGATAGGTGATTTCCAATAGCTGTGGCAGTATCAAGGGCTTGTTTTTTTTGAGGGTAAGTATCATTTCACCTGATCCCATCTCAACGCTTTGAATCCCCACATCATACCGTTCATTGGAATAAAACCAACCCCGCCAAAACCAAGCAAGGTCTTCTCCAGAAACATCTTCGATGGTGCGGAAAAAGTCTTGTGGCTGCGGGTGTTTATATTTCCAGCGCTCGGTATAGGTACGGAAAGCGGCATCGAAAGACTCCGGGCCAAGAATGTATTCCCGAAGGAGCGTAAGCCCATAGGCGGGTTTGTAATACGCCAAAAGACCTAATGCCTCCGGAACAGTGAGGTCTGGTGCGGTGGTTAGAGGCTGGTCCCAATAACCTATTTGGCTGTAGAAGGTGATTTGCTCTGCGGTATTTTGCCAAAAGGACTTTGGATCTTGTTTGTAATAAGAAAGGGTGGCATAGAAGTTGATAAACGTGTTAAATCCTTCGTCCATCCATGCATGACGGCGTTCGTCGGATCCAACGATCATGGGGTAATAAATGTGGCCGAATTCATGATCAGTAACCCCAAACAGGCTTTCTCCTCGGTCTCCAACAGCACAAAAGATCATCATCGGATACTCCATGCCGCCAACAACACCTGCCACATTGGTCATAGAAGGGTAAGGATATTTCATCCAACGGGTGGCGTATTCTTTTAGGGAATGGGCCATCATCTGTGTAGATTCTTCCCATCCGGGGTTTTCCGAATTGCCCAGCCCTTCTTTGGGATACGCGGAGGCCAGCCAGACGCCATCCACGGTGGCGGCATCCCAGATAAAGGCCGCCGAGGCTGCCCAAGCCACATCACGGACATTTTCTGCCCGGAATTTCCAAACCAAGACCTCTTTCCCTTGTGGCCTGCTTGTGGGTGTGCCCACTTCTTCCGGCTTCACAATCCTTACCGTGATGGCTGTGTTTTTGGCTTGTTGATAACGTTGAAGTTGGGCAGTGGTTAAAACGGTTTCTGGATTTAATAAACTGCCGGAAGCGACAACGATCATATTTGAGGGTGCGGTAATCTCGAAGTCATAATTTCCGTAATCTAAATAAAATTCGCCTTGTCCCAAGTAAGGCATTGTATTCCAGCCATCGGTAGCGTCATATACGCACATACGTGGGTACCATTGGGCCAATTGATACACCATGCCTTGTTCGGCATCAAAACGTCCCATACGGTCTGCGCC includes:
- a CDS encoding ATP-dependent Clp protease proteolytic subunit, producing the protein MVQDFFKFTRSLTSIPEGIYSKPFQNTPIQAVIPTVEEVTSRGSIRYDIFSRLLKERIVMIGTPIDDWTANLAIAQLLFLASDDPDRDISIYINSPGGSVDSGLAIYDTMQFITPQVATICVGLAASMGAVLLAAGESGKRAALPHSRIMIHQPLGGAQGQASDIEITAREIAKIKTTLYEILSHHTGKSLEQLESDADRDYWLSGKEAQAYGLIDRVLLPEPKHK
- a CDS encoding M1 family metallopeptidase: MLKTIRLLFITAYFSGLAWAQGPNHTQFAPMPFPPADGLRTGSGAPGAEYWQNTASYQIKVSLIPEAHTIRGRQTITYTNHSPDALPFLWLHMEQNLFKPNSAGQLKQPPESRWRGSFADGGLELPSLMVIMNGKRYTPKTFLNDTRLRVDLEAPLAAKGGIVQLEIEWSFVIPEYGADRMGRFDAEQGMVYQLAQWYPRMCVYDATDGWNTMPYLGQGEFYLDYGNYDFEITAPSNMIVVASGSLLNPETVLTTAQLQRYQQAKNTAITVRIVKPEEVGTPTSRPQGKEVLVWKFRAENVRDVAWAASAAFIWDAATVDGVWLASAYPKEGLGNSENPGWEESTQMMAHSLKEYATRWMKYPYPSMTNVAGVVGGMEYPMMIFCAVGDRGESLFGVTDHEFGHIYYPMIVGSDERRHAWMDEGFNTFINFYATLSYYKQDPKSFWQNTAEQITFYSQIGYWDQPLTTAPDLTVPEALGLLAYYKPAYGLTLLREYILGPESFDAAFRTYTERWKYKHPQPQDFFRTIEDVSGEDLAWFWRGWFYSNERYDVGIQSVEMGSGEMILTLKKNKPLILPQLLEITYQNNTKERIKLPAIIWHMGDTFTKSLPVKGKVLKVQLDPDKLLPDQNRANDAWKSKN